The nucleotide sequence GAAATTTATAAACCGAGCCGAATAAAATTCCTTTTGTCGGCGCAAATATATCATCTCTGTAATCTACTTTTAACTTTAAGCCTGTGTTTACCGAGTTGGATTTTGGTATATTATTAACTGAAACTGTAGATATAGTTGGAATTATAATTTCATTTTCAAGAATAAAAGCCGCGCTGATATTTTCGGTTGCGAGAAATTCCAAATTTCCACCGAATAATCTTTTTACATAAGAACTGTCTTGTTTCCTTTGAAAAAATTCCAGTGAAAGATTGAAGGGAAAATCAAAAAGCCACGGCTCTAAATATTTTAAACTAAGTTCCTGTGTAGCGTTTGTTTCCTGCTGCCATTTAATTGAAGTTCCTCTTCCTGTTCCAAATAAATTTCTTAAAATAATGTTTACAAATCCCGTTAAATATCCCTTTTTATTTTCCGATTGCGAAGGAATATATCCGATTATTCCATCAAACGAATTTGTATTTTTTTCTTTGATCGATATTTTAAGAACTCCTTTGTTTTCATTGTCGACATAATATTTGGGAGTTTCAACAGCTTCGAAAAAATTCAATTTATTTAGAACAATTGGTATTTTATCTATCTTTTCCTGCGAATAAATTTCATCATTGGTAATTCTAATTTCATTTACAATAACGGAATTATCGGTTTTGGTATTACCTTCAATTTCAACTTTGTTTAACTTTTGCAATTCACCTTTATTAACATCTAAAAATATTTTTGCAAATTTGTTTTTTGTACTATCTTCATTTATTAAAATTGAATTGATCTTTATATTCGCAAAAGGGAAACCGATATTCTCATAATACTCAAGAACATTTGAAATAGCCGACTCAATTAACTCCGAATTAAACTGTCCGCCTATCAATCTTTGAAAATATTTTTCATATAGAGTGGAATCTAATTCGACAGAATCAATAATTGAAATTTGTTTTATTGCAATTTTTTCATCGGGAGTAAAACCGGTTAAAGTACTTTGGCAATAAATTAAAACGGGAAAAAATAAAGCGGAAAAAATTATGATTTTAGATTGTTGGTGAATCATCAATTATTTTTATTTTTTTGCCAATCTCTTGAATTGAAACATTTTTTGAAAATTGAATCGCGTTTTCCAATTTTACTTTACAGACGTCAAGACTTGCGGCATTTAATGAACCAAGCGCCGCAGCTAATTTAACAAAATCATTAAATATTAATGATTTTTCCAAACCGTAAATTATTCCCGATAAAAATGAATCGCCGCT is from Ignavibacteriota bacterium and encodes:
- a CDS encoding BamA/TamA family outer membrane protein, with translation MIHQQSKIIIFSALFFPVLIYCQSTLTGFTPDEKIAIKQISIIDSVELDSTLYEKYFQRLIGGQFNSELIESAISNVLEYYENIGFPFANIKINSILINEDSTKNKFAKIFLDVNKGELQKLNKVEIEGNTKTDNSVIVNEIRITNDEIYSQEKIDKIPIVLNKLNFFEAVETPKYYVDNENKGVLKISIKEKNTNSFDGIIGYIPSQSENKKGYLTGFVNIILRNLFGTGRGTSIKWQQETNATQELSLKYLEPWLFDFPFNLSLEFFQRKQDSSYVKRLFGGNLEFLATENISAAFILENEIIIPTISTVSVNNIPKSNSVNTGLKLKVDYRDDIFAPTKGILFGSVYKFQHKKITSNEVAENVNYHNYELEFGGYLSFFKSQVLSLEIDAKEIIGDYFNVSDYFQFGGTNSVRGYRENTFLGNRVIWSNLEYRFLLAQRSYLFTFWDSGYYLQTNKLAENNIRMEKYINGFGLGLSLETGLGIMKVSYAVAQGTSLFDGFIHFGLFNDF